The Cydia pomonella isolate Wapato2018A chromosome 11, ilCydPomo1, whole genome shotgun sequence DNA window CTGTACCACaacttttaaatgtaaaattattgagtatagttgttagctttgtagctggcccgcaacggcttatcctttgtctattgttgactaaaaccgcgcgtgccacttaTATGCAAAAAAAGGGGCCGGATAACTTTAAGCGGTTACCGTGAATACTAAGGGAAACCAAATCGTTTTCCTACTAGAATCTTCGTATTTACCATGTATTTAAGaccaataatttaatttgttacctCATAATTTGACtaaatttagttttacactTACTCTGTCCAACGATACCACgaatacttttaaaattatatttctaaTTAACAGGAAGTAGAACTCAAGATTATAATTATGACTACGGGCTTCATGGAGGTGGTCCaaaaagtacaatcagcaaaGTTGGTGTCATTAAAAGTTCAGAAAATTGTAGTAGGTGTATATCAGACCCTAATGCACGCGCGAGACCTTGTCATTGCTCTATAAAAGAAATGCTAAATAATCTATACGAGCACGAAATTGAAATTGATGGACGTGATAATAAATTACTGAACGAACAactctataaaaataattatgtaagtacagTAGCAAATGTTGAAACTAATACTGAATATATCACAACCGACAAAAGTACTGAAACTGACAATCAGCGGTGCttagaaaataaagtaaaaaattatgaatatacattaaaaattgATATTACTGCACCCGACCTTGATAATATATCTAGGTATGGTACTAAACAAAAGATAAAGAAAAtatctaaaaacaaaataaaggaACAGACGCAGAAAGTGATGAATGATATTATAAACGATATTTCAAGAAATTCTCAAATGGAACAAACAAACCAAACGTCATTTACGGACCTTAAAAATCATAAGGTAAGGATCCATCTTTCAAATACCTAATCAtattcataagtcataagtcatttattcataaagttaatttacacgttataaaaatggaacatatttaaatatgccgttaacaaataaacaaaattaattaaagataCATACAATATCACATTCTTTctaacaatatcaaaataagaATTACTTGACATCCTTTTTGTGAAAATTTAGGTATTCATCATAAGCTGGTAAAAGTTAATGTCAATTCTTTAGCAAGGTTTTAGATATTTTGTTATTGcctatatttaaacataaatatatatgtgtCGGGAATCGTGGGCGTATCATACTAGAGACAGTACATCAGAGCCTTCAATAGTAGATGACGAGATGATGACGATGGCTTTAGAATTGCGATGATGTTGAGGCTAGAATTGAGGTTTTTTTTCAGTCTTGCCTTGGTTAAAGTtctatgttttctgaaagagttacgtatttgtatgatttgatgtaaatatatattttttaatcaaatttatataaagaaaagtagctactgaacgtaattgcatgatttctatagtaatctaaatagtatttttttcttatttaatgcatgttaattcttcttcttcttcctcctgcccaccccacgttatgtggggtcggcacaacatgttcttctcttccattctcctctatctttcgtcacctcagcactcactcctttctttctcatatcctttaatgcatgttaattataagatgtaatgttttgaaaagatgtgtctcgccgagtttcttgccggtccatattgggataccctccttcAATTAAGAGggtatttaaattttttcgggtcagaggtgtagtgTTAGAGCTTTATTtcacgttcataagcgcattgtaatatgcctacttagataataaactatctttatctttatggAAATCGTCATCTCGTTGAAAAGCTTTATCttggaaaaaatatttggtCTACCTACAGAGACAATTCATGTCTCGTATTCTagcaaatttaatttactttaaaaatgccCTAAAAAGGTACTATCAAATACTAGTCCGTTAGGACTATAATCTCCCAAATTCAGATTTGGGAGATTATATTTGGTCTTATAAAGACCGAAATTTTCGGGttgttttttcgatttttgagaAAGTGGCGTTCATtgctcgaggtcacaaacttatatatttattgggCATCATAAACAAATCTGCAAAAAATCATAACCAGATTTGACGCAAAGTCTAATGAATAAAGttactgtattaaaatataacactCGCAAAAAAACTTCGTCTCCCGTTTAGGCGACGCAAAATAGAACGTCTACCACTCAgttctcatctactcaaaggttaactggaagaaatcccgtattcgcctttgtactgcctatcctgtgccatatttatgttttgtgttGTGAGCtaggctagtttttacgtacagGCTATATTATGTTTGTCTATGTTGCTTTTGTGAAATTTAGTTTGTTGGTATAAACTATCCTAAACTTACATCTCAAGTGAACTAGAATTTGGcatccatatagatctcaattagtttgaatagaatagaaaacgaAAAGTTTGCCGGCGAAGTCAACAACGacgcatattcttaatattgaacttggctctcatttcacctTTAAGGTTTTTATGGGATATAATTGCTTTTTGCAAAGAAGTTAGGGATTAGTATTCATCAAAAACGGTTTTTTGATGAATACTAATACCTAATCTGACCGACGTAGTCTTTCTTGAATATATTACCTTAGCCGATTACTCCGAAATCGCATTTGGccgcttagccaacatgccaatcgcttacgctccgtagcgatcgaaactcaactgtcactgtcgcactaatatggaagagtgatagagagacacaaagcgtttcgttgttgaagcgatagcgattgtcaccttggctaggccggcagatTAGGTACAAATAAGATTTACTTTTTTCAGGTGGATGATTTTATAATTGGCTGCATTACCCCAATTCATAATGGCATAGGCCATAGTATTGTAAAAGTTGCAGGAGTAAGCGAGTCTGAATTACCGTCCAAAGATGGCTCCTTTCTGTTTCAGGTATTTATTGCTCATTTATGATATCTACTAAAATATCAGTATTTTAATAGTGTAGAACTATTTGTgaaccccaggcttccatgagctgcttcataaagcattttttagcTTTACaaagctaaaaaaatatacaacaatATTGTTTCTAACTTTATATTCTATATGTTCGAGTTTCACGGGAGATCTCCCGTAAGACTCGAACATATTAGAATCATTGGGTACATTATCATTAGGTTTGATAGGATAGGCGGATAATGACTTTCGATTTTTCAACGTTTGCTATGCCCTCTGGTTTTTCACACGGAATTGAAACTGCCACTTTGGAGCAATTAAgtatatgaaaaatatcgtAAATTGCCCGTTTTTTATTGCACTTGAATGCATTATGCCTTCTTTTTTTCAGAATGAAACATTCAGTCCAACATCACCAGAAGAAATCTCAAAGACCGTCTCAATAATAGATTCGGTAAGATAACAACTGTTAGATCTCAATGATATCTGCGTCTAAAAGAGTCTGGCCAAGTTCATTTTGCACAGACTTTCACATTCCCTCCAGATTTTCTCATCTTTTACTTCTAATTCTAATTACTttctaaacgctacgcatctaGCTTTATcgtgcgaacggctaaggagtggaattcacttcctgcaaatctattcccagtccactataatttggatctttttaaatcgagataAAGATGTATATTCGACATCTTTTaagtaagcatgttccatcctagactgcatcggcacttaccatcaggtgagattgagGTCAAGCgcttaccttttcctaataaaaaaaaatctaaatccgTAATTGCTTCCATGACTTATTGACAGGAAATGGGAAGTTATTTGGATGAGCTCAGAGTCCAAGAACCGTGCGCTAGAAGAGTGTCACATCATACAGTTAGTCTCAAGTGGAAGCTGCCCAAAGCAATCGAAGGAATAATGGGATACGAAGTAAGTTTCACGGTCATTATTGTACAGAGGaccaaggttttttttttttaataaatttgtattcTACCTAATCTTAAGATTCGATAAGAAGAAGGCGGCCAAGCGGGCCCGGGCTTTTTTCGCAGGAGTAGGAAGAGGGGGGATTAAACAAGCTGCATGCAAAACGAAAATACTTTTATAGAGTAACTAATAgttccaaattaaaaacaaaactgttCATGGGTCTAAAGAGgtaaaactgttaaaaatgtCCATTATGATTTCATCAGATGGATTATCGTGACTAAACTCGAATTGGCGAAACTTCTGCGACAACATATCCACAGTCACTCAAGCAAACAGAACAAGGAAAATCCTTGCAGACCAACCAAGACAACTACTGGGTACCCTGAGGAGACCAGATAATAGTACCACTAGCAGCCCAGCTGAGACAGAAAGGCTACTGGTGGAGACTCACTTCCCAGGATGCAAAGTAGTAAATGAGCAAGACCCAGAACAGGATACAATGAACTATAATCCAACTGAAAGCGAATGGAGAACAGCAAAATGTATAACAGAATATAACAAAACGACCTGGGCGGTAAATAGTTTTGATAACTTTAAATCGCCGGGAACGGACGGAATTTACCCAGCCCTACTAAAATGGGGTGGACATACATTAATCAAACACCTATCCAATCTACTGTGCAGCTGTATAGCCTTTAGATATATACCACATAAATGGAGGGAAGTGAAAGTGATTTTCCTCCCAAAGCCAGGCAAAACCGATTACTCGGACCCCAAGTCTTTCAGACCAATCAGCCTTacatccttcatgctaaaaacactagaaagacTATGTGACAGAGAACTGAAGGACACGGccctaaaaaacatagaaatccaTCCAAACCAACACGCCTACAGTCAAGGGAAATCAACTGACTCAGCTCTCCATGCTGTAGTAAGCAACATAGAGAATGCGCTAGCAAGGAAGAATTCATGCCTAGGCACCTTCATCGACATAGAAGGAGCCTTTGACAAGACAAACTTTAGCAGCATTCAGCAAGCATTACAAAGACATAGAACCAATCCACTCGTAAccgaatggataatgaatatgtTAAGACAGAGAATAATAAAACTATCCGAAAACCAAACTCATCAAGCACTAGTCATGAGAGGATGCCCCCAGGGAGGAGTACTCTCACCACTGCTatggaacctggtggtgaacgaattgataacaaaattaaacaacaaatattttatgactatagggtacgcagatgacttagtaatactaatcagcggcctagtaataaacacactgtgtgatctcacacagacagcactgaaaatagtagagaaatggtgcaaggagaatgacctatcggtaaacccaaaaaagaccgacacaattctcttcacacacaaacgaaaactgggtacatacgaactgccaaccctttttggcacaagattgacactttcaaaggatgtaaaatacctaggcataatcctggatgatagactgaactggaacaaacacctggacaataaactaaacaaagcaacagtagccttttggcaatgccggaggatggtgggcaagagatggggacttgctcctcacatcaaactgtggctatacaaaatggtaataatgccaatgatcagctatggctcggtcgtatggtggccccgcacccagctaaccacggtaatagacaaactaaacaaaacacaaagactagcatgtgtggctgcgacgggctgtatgagaactactccgactgcggcgctagaaataatgctaggactcctaccattacacatatatatacaaaaagaagcggctgccacggctcttcggttgaaaaagctaaacctatggacatccctcagctcatcgcacaagaagatctatgaaaatatgatctcaaaactacccatgctggaggcgcccatcgacaaaacaccaaaaactatgatcttctggaaagaatacgccatatcattaacagaagatcctaaagaaggactagaccaaacaaacctaagaatattcacagacggctcaaaaacatttgaagggacaggatgtggtgtcttctcggaggacctgaacatacacatctcaaaacccctgggagaacataacacggtattccaagctgaatgtgtgggaataatagaagcttgcaatgctataacaagacgacaggcgaaacacgaaaatatactaatactgtcagacagtaaatcagtactacaagcgctatgcagcgacaaacttaattcagaactcatactcgaatgtcatcgaagcctcacggaagtgagcaaagaaggcaacaaagtgacaattcaatggataaaggggcatagtggatcaagaggaaacgatgcagcggacgaactggccaggaaaggctcagaaacgccggcatatggacccgagcccatcatacccctaccaatatcctatatacacaaccagctagacctacatcacagacaactgcacaataaatactggaaggaaatggacacatgcaggcagaccaaggattttctaccggaactgaaccacaaactcaccaaaatactactgaaaacacctagacatcaactacgtaaattagtaggattaattacaggacataacacacttaacaaacacctacacaatatgggtaaaacagacagccccatgtgcagagcgtgcatggaagaagaagaaacaacaaaacatattctcctagactgcaaacaggtagaagtatacaggaacaaatacctagggaatccgtgcacactaggagaggcaattagcaacctgaaaactttgctaggtttcgtggaggagctggggtggttagagtagcgctacctcgtttcacgcaaaataggcacaatggttgtcgatttgcggaaaatgcccagaagcactaactaactaactaactatcgtGACTAAATTACCACAGTTACAGTTTGGTTGTTTGTATGTTAGCATATTAGTAGACGGTACAAGATGAGAaatgaatttgaaataaatatgccatgtttattttatttttggcagTCATGCTGTAACTGAGTAGGTAATATTAGAGCCCCTCTTGTATGTAGTCGGAATTTAGTCTAGAAGCGAGGAAACGCAATAAGCAAGTAAGTACAAATTCTGCGTAATAAAACTGGCAGGCAGAAACGTGTGTAGTGAAATGCAGATAAATACTTCAAAATGTCATGTATCTATGAGCGGTTTTTTTGGCTCTCCCATAAAAAACATCGACATTTgctcagccaaaatgtatgcttatttttcggggttggtccgaCCCATAAGTCATATTCACCTCGCAAAAATAGCCAAGGGTTAAAAATACCCTGTATAACgtacgtaaataaatatcataaattCAAATTAACTTCTTTTTTAGATACTGGTGGACGGCAAATCTATTGAGAGGATAAGTAATCCAAGGCGTTGCATGGCGGTAATCAGCTGCCTCCCTCCCGTCCAGCGACTTCTGATCACTATCCGGACCATCACCAAAACCGCAGATCAAGGGTTCCTCCCTTGCACCACTATCGGATATCACCCACGTGATAATAAATTTATATGCGTTTAAAAGTTAACTGCTAATTATGACACTATTTATTTTCCGAATCTCTAATGTTAGAATAGAAGCGGTTGTTACATTTACCGTTACACCGCACCGATCTGTGCTTCGAAAATTTATGAAGAACGAAAACGTATCGTCACTCACAGGGTTAAAAGGGGTTATTACGAACGGATAGACTTACGATAGGATCAGACTGCGGTAGTAGTTGCAACGGTAAATGAAATTACCGCTTAAGTCAAGCCCTTTCTTaccttaattatttaaaatttgtatccttgtcttatatttacataaaatagttaaaacttgtcttattattatgtcagtgaaaaataaagttaaaattgaaCTGTAACAATCTTGTATGCATTTTGAGCTAATTTACCGCGTGATGTGATTCCATGGAATTTAGTAAGAGCGCAGTAAACATAAGCATGAAGAAGTACGGGTTTATGGCAAGTTTAGCGCCActagttaaccggttaaacatggcagcgattttgatagccataGATCAGCAAGtgattaccatcaggtgatccgtctgctcgtttgcctcctgtgtcataaaaaaaagtgttaagcaaacgtcataatttcatagaagtttgacatttaaaattataactatggaaggtagaggcaaggaacgaaatatccatataccaaaaagtgtccgacaaaaaaccataaataggtggcgctacaatacctataggtaaaaaacttaagtcacctgttgtatatAGTTGTGaagtgttcgaatagacaatacatgtttaaaagacacacacaaacaaaacaaatgtctattcgaacgcgtcacaactacatacaacaggtgacttaagttttttacctatagaaTACTTGagaggagtttctgttccttgcctctaccttccataattataacatttgcactatggaaggtagaggcaaggaacagaaactccttaggtagaattgttgcaaaagtgtccagctgtcaccTATAAATAATGGTTCCAAATctttccagagtagcgctagagtagctaggaacctaggcgttattgacggagtgaagtgcgctgtctatgattagatttttttctcaagtatacTAGGcaattgtagcgccacctatttatggttttttgtcggaaactttttggtatatggagattttgttccttgcctctaccttccataatttgtACTGTCTGGGCTGCCAAAGTCACTACCAACTTATCTTAGTGTGACTCTAGTCATATATCGCATGCTATTTGTTGCTAGGTTTATGGAGCCCTATTTGAGTTTGCATTTAAGGACAGCCCAGACGAGATGATCAAAcgaccgatttgatcagaaaataaataggcgactagagtcagaccaagataagttggcaacgattttgacagcccatacagtgcaggtgttattttaaacgtcaaatttatatgaaattatgacgtttgcacaggctatcaaaatcgctgctgaTTTAGATTGGTCCGACTCTATCTCTAATGTAATCAtcaattttatacttatttgagggctcttaattaaaaaataattatatattagtaTTCTTGCATTTTATCGTAATATCTGTCATAATCggcaatttaatcagattggcgaaTAATTGTTCCCGTCTGGACCGGCCTTACATGGGCCTTACATTGTGTCACTTTTGTTTACCAAACAAAAGAAAGATCAGGAGTATCCGAACGcaaactgtcaatgtcaatgtgATACTGAGACGAGTGAGATCTGCGAGATGCAGCGTTGCCAGATGGTcacaaaagtcacatttttcGTGACTTTTCGCCTTCTTGTGTGACATGTGCGTGACTTACGATTTTGAGGCAATTTTTGTGACTTTTTAAGCTAGCCGATTTTTGGATAAGTTTAGTTTTGCAATTCGTATTATTTAAGATCGCACCCAAGTTTACTAGCCCTTGAACCCGTGTccagacaagacaatttttcgccaatctgatgAAATTGTCCGATCtaatcagggctataaccgcgaaaatcgaagttcgttaattgcagccatttttctctgtcactctaattaagtcTTAATGATTTTGGTTGTCGCGGCAGGCCCCAGGCCGTGCGGACGCAAATGCCAATTTGGCTGCCAAATTCAACCACCGATTATTACCGATAATATGGAGGTGTGGACGCAAGAATACAAATTGGTGACGCTAGTTCTTGagcatttttgaagtgaaaacttctttagcggcgctgtgcactatttgtgatggggaaaaaatgttaaactcgcgacaggtcacgtgaccgacagattcgtgacctgatcgaaaaactgttacaatgtcattgaagccagtagaccgctggcgcaacttaaatattaacgttgtgcaagttacacacaagtgcagttaaataattgtaatagttctgaagtgttaaatttttaatgtaatataaattgtcatgtttgtgtacgacagcgcaataaatgaatattgttttttaccacataaatgattgtacttttatactgataattaaagcaattcgtgcaaaattattccctaaccattccaaaatatcaaaaatgcacaacgttattattcaagttttcacttctgccggcacttgttgttgttgttgttttttttattttacaacgctcaaatcttcctcgcattgtcccggcattttgccacggctcatgggagcctggggcccgCTTGGGGAGCTGgggacaactaatctcaaggtttggcgtaggcactagtttttacgaaagcgactgccatctgatctttcaacccagaaggtaaactaggccttggtaggattagtccggtttcctcacgatgttttccgtcaccgaaaagcgactggtaaatattaaatgatatttcgtacataagttccgaaaaactcattggtacgagccggggtttgaacccgcgacctccggattgcaagtcacacgctcttaccgctaggccaccagcgctttttagggt harbors:
- the LOC133522983 gene encoding uncharacterized protein LOC133522983, whose protein sequence is MNLSSKSEEFHTYNIITMISAICNACVCTICKYLSRRSVPTLADPCNCKPCNCEQCTMFAKNYDCKSIEHRLQCENKSHDDLIFNHLTKSIIYDGENPATITLFGDVGHSDNQYSPCSCTNCIQHCLSLPLVNQTLAVKPGIKMLNSPHKCCLSNSCSLRCVSGGDMVGKPTEEYHNFYTAIVENHQVIPQNVDFTDSAVCKCSFCECSSCPYREQAGNQESCKTISLLKKYIEDEWKRKLRSRTQDYNYDYGLHGGGPKSTISKVGVIKSSENCSRCISDPNARARPCHCSIKEMLNNLYEHEIEIDGRDNKLLNEQLYKNNYVSTVANVETNTEYITTDKSTETDNQRCLENKVKNYEYTLKIDITAPDLDNISRYGTKQKIKKISKNKIKEQTQKVMNDIINDISRNSQMEQTNQTSFTDLKNHKVDDFIIGCITPIHNGIGHSIVKVAGVSESELPSKDGSFLFQNETFSPTSPEEISKTVSIIDSEMGSYLDELRVQEPCARRVSHHTVSLKWKLPKAIEGIMGYEILVDGKSIERISNPRRCMAVISCLPPVQRLLITIRTITKTADQGFLPCTTIGYHPRDNKFICV